From a region of the Dickeya poaceiphila genome:
- a CDS encoding glycosyltransferase family 4 protein — protein MTTKITVLGTRGIPNVSGGVETHCQNLYPTIKQHFDVDICVLARSPYVNYKESQYRGVMTRALLAPKKRSLEAIVHSVLAAFATCFDKSTVVHVHAIGPGLVVPLLRLLGKKVVFTHHGPDYERQKWGFLAKKVLLLGEKVAVKYANEVIVISEVINEMIKRKYGRDDAHLIYNGVSLSQQLTPEVINQTLSRFSLQPQNYVVAVGRFVEEKGLHDLIAAYKQSGIQMPLVLVGDADHPTAYSERLKQLAHETPNVILTGFLMGHELQTVFSQAKLFVMPSYHEGLPIALLEAMSFSLPAVVSNIPANLEVKLASDAYFNVGDVADLSEKIAQRSKSLSVDYSEYLQRYNWQKIAQQTMAVYTSVNKLSS, from the coding sequence ATGACAACTAAGATTACCGTCTTGGGTACACGTGGTATTCCAAACGTGTCTGGCGGTGTGGAAACACATTGCCAAAATTTATACCCAACTATAAAACAGCACTTTGATGTAGATATTTGTGTTCTGGCACGCTCACCCTATGTCAATTATAAAGAATCACAGTATCGCGGAGTGATGACCCGTGCGTTATTAGCGCCGAAAAAACGGTCATTAGAGGCAATCGTTCATTCTGTTCTCGCTGCATTTGCGACCTGTTTTGATAAGTCCACTGTGGTGCATGTTCACGCTATTGGCCCCGGCCTGGTGGTGCCGCTGTTACGTTTATTGGGTAAAAAAGTGGTTTTTACTCACCATGGACCGGATTATGAACGTCAGAAATGGGGATTTCTGGCTAAAAAAGTGCTGTTGCTGGGTGAAAAGGTTGCAGTGAAATATGCCAATGAAGTGATTGTGATCTCCGAAGTCATTAACGAGATGATCAAAAGAAAATATGGCCGGGATGATGCGCATCTTATTTATAACGGTGTGAGCCTATCTCAGCAATTGACACCTGAAGTGATTAATCAAACGCTGTCGCGTTTTTCCCTTCAGCCGCAAAATTATGTGGTTGCAGTAGGCCGTTTCGTGGAAGAAAAAGGTCTGCACGACCTTATCGCCGCCTATAAGCAATCAGGCATCCAGATGCCGCTGGTTTTGGTTGGCGATGCTGATCACCCGACTGCATATAGCGAACGGTTAAAACAGTTAGCCCATGAAACCCCCAATGTGATCCTGACCGGATTTTTAATGGGGCACGAACTACAAACTGTCTTTTCACAAGCTAAACTATTTGTAATGCCCTCATATCATGAAGGGTTACCTATTGCGTTGCTGGAGGCAATGTCGTTCTCATTGCCTGCCGTGGTCAGTAATATTCCAGCCAATCTGGAGGTGAAATTAGCATCAGACGCGTATTTCAATGTAGGAGACGTGGCAGATTTATCTGAAAAAATCGCACAGCGTTCTAAATCGTTATCTGTTGATTACTCTGAATATTTACAACGGTATAATTGGCAAAAAATCGCGCAACAAACGATGGCCGTTTACACCTCAGTAAATAAATTATCGAGTTAA
- a CDS encoding glycosyltransferase family 4 protein — MKVLLVNKFFYIKGGAETVYFQESEMLKAAGVEVIAFSMQHENNFPSDYAPYFVNNVDYHQHSGVVAAVKTAVNFIHNAQACKKLLALLRKEKPDIVHFHNIYHQLTPSLINVARKFGCKTVLTAHDYKIICPSYTMLRDGKVCDACLTGSVFNAVKYRCQQGSASKSLLLSLEAAWQNIAQNYQALDVIISPSEFLRSQLIRKLPHSRIDVIVNGIDDSQPLEDIEDEGYFLFIGRLSREKGVATLARAHQQMRNKIPLKIAGSGPLYDDLIAQFPNAEFLGYKQQGEELNTLIRKARAVVVPSEYYENCSMSVLESMAFAKPVVGGRIGGIPEQIRDNIDGILFEPGNVQALADVLDDLAVNPQKAREMGLNARQRLSEKYSLHTHTASLLALYQEIISEK, encoded by the coding sequence ATGAAAGTTTTATTAGTCAATAAATTTTTCTATATCAAGGGTGGCGCAGAAACGGTTTATTTTCAGGAAAGTGAAATGCTGAAAGCAGCCGGTGTTGAGGTTATCGCTTTCTCCATGCAACATGAAAATAATTTCCCGTCAGACTACGCGCCCTATTTTGTCAATAATGTGGATTACCACCAGCACAGTGGCGTGGTAGCGGCGGTAAAAACCGCGGTTAACTTTATTCATAATGCGCAAGCCTGCAAAAAGTTGTTGGCGCTATTGCGTAAAGAAAAACCGGATATTGTCCATTTCCATAATATCTACCACCAGCTTACGCCGTCGTTGATTAATGTCGCACGGAAGTTTGGTTGTAAAACCGTGTTAACGGCTCATGACTACAAAATTATCTGCCCTTCATACACCATGCTGCGTGATGGCAAGGTTTGCGATGCTTGTTTAACCGGTTCGGTCTTTAACGCGGTTAAATACCGTTGTCAGCAGGGTTCTGCATCAAAAAGCCTGCTGCTTTCGCTAGAGGCGGCCTGGCAGAATATTGCCCAAAATTATCAGGCGCTGGATGTGATTATTTCACCCAGCGAATTTTTACGCAGCCAACTCATTCGTAAACTGCCGCATTCTCGTATCGATGTTATTGTGAACGGGATTGATGACAGCCAGCCGTTAGAGGACATTGAAGACGAAGGTTATTTTCTGTTTATTGGCCGCCTGAGTCGGGAAAAAGGCGTTGCTACTCTGGCCCGCGCACATCAGCAAATGCGGAATAAAATCCCGTTAAAAATAGCGGGTAGCGGACCGCTGTATGACGATCTGATCGCACAATTTCCGAATGCGGAATTCCTGGGTTATAAACAACAGGGCGAAGAGCTTAATACGCTGATTAGAAAGGCTCGTGCGGTGGTGGTTCCTTCCGAATATTATGAGAACTGCTCAATGTCGGTACTGGAGTCTATGGCGTTCGCCAAACCGGTGGTGGGTGGTCGTATTGGCGGTATTCCCGAACAAATCCGCGATAATATCGATGGCATTTTATTCGAGCCGGGTAATGTCCAGGCGCTGGCCGATGTGCTTGATGACCTGGCGGTAAATCCACAAAAAGCCAGAGAAATGGGATTGAACGCGCGTCAGCGTCTTAGCGAAAAATATTCATTGCATACACACACAGCATCTTTATTAGCGCTTTATCAGGAAATAATAAGCGAAAAATAA
- a CDS encoding glycosyltransferase family 2 protein, with product MSDKPFISVSIKTFNEAECIEKTIDSIRRHIADYPHKIIVADSLSTDNTQQLASAKGVTVVSLTEPSERCCGVGHQLGYLYSQGDYLLLMDGDMVLEDGFIEQGIAFLAAHPEYAGVAGTVEMDDAANYEFKSRKQRIHKIYPLGDCSHLGGGGLYRRSAIEKIGYLTHRSLHGYEEAELGIRLHAAGYKLHRLSVPYFRHTSYTMPTFKMLQYRWTTGFLWAPGELLRSAWGTPHFREALKIVKNEAIFAVYLLALLLGLLTFSASVIGITLLPLLIFVALKTVKNRSLLNGLQSVMNLTVFSAGLVKGLSRTMRDPMTPPDSKVIHE from the coding sequence ATGAGTGATAAACCTTTTATTTCAGTGAGTATTAAAACGTTCAATGAGGCGGAATGTATCGAGAAAACTATCGATAGTATTCGTCGCCATATTGCCGATTACCCTCATAAAATTATTGTTGCCGATAGCTTGTCAACCGACAACACTCAGCAGCTTGCCAGCGCCAAAGGCGTAACCGTGGTGTCGCTGACGGAACCGTCTGAACGCTGTTGTGGCGTGGGGCACCAGCTTGGCTATCTGTACAGCCAGGGGGATTATCTCCTGCTAATGGATGGCGATATGGTGCTGGAAGACGGCTTTATTGAGCAAGGGATTGCATTTTTGGCGGCACATCCAGAGTACGCCGGCGTGGCTGGAACGGTAGAAATGGATGATGCGGCAAATTATGAATTTAAATCGCGCAAGCAACGCATTCATAAAATATATCCGCTGGGCGATTGTAGCCATCTTGGGGGCGGGGGGTTATACCGCCGTTCGGCCATTGAAAAAATAGGCTATCTCACCCACCGCAGCCTGCATGGTTATGAAGAGGCTGAATTAGGCATTCGTCTGCACGCTGCCGGATATAAATTACATCGCTTGAGTGTGCCTTATTTTCGTCACACCTCGTACACCATGCCAACATTTAAAATGCTGCAATATCGTTGGACAACGGGTTTTCTTTGGGCGCCGGGCGAGTTGTTGCGCAGCGCATGGGGCACCCCCCATTTCCGCGAGGCATTAAAAATTGTTAAAAACGAGGCGATTTTTGCGGTGTATCTGTTGGCGCTGCTGCTGGGATTATTGACGTTTAGCGCCAGTGTGATTGGCATAACGTTATTGCCGTTACTAATTTTTGTGGCATTAAAAACGGTTAAGAACCGCTCACTATTGAATGGATTGCAAAGCGTGATGAACCTGACGGTATTTTCGGCTGGGTTGGTAAAGGGGTTAAGCAGAACAATGCGCGACCCTATGACTCCGCCAGACAGCAAGGTTATTCATGAATAG